Proteins encoded in a region of the Cataglyphis hispanica isolate Lineage 1 chromosome 14, ULB_Chis1_1.0, whole genome shotgun sequence genome:
- the LOC126854468 gene encoding zinc finger protein 593 homolog, with amino-acid sequence MPYKRKKYHRGDTHLKKGWRTKRRTKDLDEIDEDLKGNAKNLLNQEVDFDKPGAAQHYCIHCARYFINETALRTHFTTKVHKRRLKALELEPYSIEESERAASKGNYITPQKRKIETVTRGTFNEKDTDDAPKAKAMKIDE; translated from the exons atgccTTATAAACGCAAGAAGTATCATAGAGGTGACACGCATTTGAAAAAAGGTTGGAGAACGAAACGAAGAACCAAGGATCTAGACGAG ATCGATGAGGATTTGAAGGGGAACGCGAAGAATCTGCTAAATCAGGAAGTGGATTTTGATAAACCCGGGGCGGCGCAACATTATTGTATCCATTGCGC GAGGTATTTTATAAACGAAACTGCTCTGCGCACTCATTTTACTACCAAAGTACATAAACGACGATTGAAGGCACTCGAGTTAGAACCATACAGTATCGAAGAATCAGAAAGGGCAGCGAGTAAgggaaattatattacacCGCAAAAACGAAAAATCGAAACTGTAACGCGAGGaacttttaatgaaaaagacaCAGATGATGCGCCAAAAGCTAAAGCTATGAAAATAGAtgaataa
- the LOC126854841 gene encoding 40S ribosomal protein S20, whose amino-acid sequence MATTKVDNPEKPGQEVTPIHRIRITLTSRNVRSLEKVCAELINGAKKQKLKVKGPVRMPTKILRITTRKTPCGEGSKTWDRFQMRIHKRVIDLYSPSEIVKQITSISIEPGVEVEVTIANE is encoded by the exons ATG GCAACAACCAAGGTAGATAATCCTGAAAAACCAGGGCAGGAAGTCACTCCCATTCATCGAATTAGGATCACCTTGACATCGCGCAATGTTCGTTCCCTGGAAAaag TATGTGCGGAATTAATCAATGGGGCCAAGAAGCAGAAGTTGAAGGTCAAGGGGCCTGTTCGTATGCCTACAAAGATTTTGAGAATAACGACTCGTAAAACACCTTGTGGTGAAGGTTCAAAAACATGGGATCGATTCCAGATGCGAATTCACAAGAGAGTTATTGATTTGTATTCGCCATCAGAGATTGTGAAACAAATCACAAGCATTTCAATCGAACCTGGTGTAGAAGTGGAAGTGACGATTGCTAATGAATAA
- the LOC126854469 gene encoding glutathione synthetase-like — protein sequence MHGDKQAIMKLPILLDVSKNELEDLIEKAKDWALMNGMCLRSKINFNRDVLQFAPFVLFPSPFPREEFQNACDIQITLNILIHRVAHDYDFLKETLEETIKVDDFTRNLFDIYETIHKEGAAQKISLGILRSDLMLDTSCPKKDNKKLKPHCCWKQVEINTIASGFGWLGPASTQLHKFILQEIGYTAELSNLPENNALQTLCLGMIEAWKLYDNPQAVILFVIEDITYNICDQRFHEFEIREQNPNVKVIRRNLTQLADTARLGSNMELIVNDYIVSVVYYRCGYEPGQYHTKKEWDVRLLIERSLAIKCPSIQYHLAGTKKIQQTLAKPGMVARFLKDEKTVAKVKEIFTGLYPLDFDEYGNTAVEMGISDPQRFVLKPQREGGCNNLYGTDIKNFLESVKSEQARVAWILMDRINPPVHKNYVVKPGTNVDLDTKELVSELGIFGVIIGDDKNIIVNKQGGHMLRTKLAIDNEGGVATGLALPDVIYAVAKYEVGDEPREIFFFREGSIVMWNISDLECSNLLQFLRNYEQNRYMKELIHTETELMHYTYSDSGKKSHLKDGDIFLAQEARNLDKLDKYTFSNAMAQSVKLGIWEASLNRYVNSIEFVTEDLKAGRKLQMTQQEVLRKQGELFALRHRINLSSDLLDTPDFYWERDDLENLYQQICGYFSITKRTRVINERLNHCVELVSILSSHLSDRHHVRLEWMIIILIMVEVAFEVLHYIDRYLVK from the exons atgcatggaGACAAGCAAGCAATAATGAAATTGCCCATCTTGCTAGATGTTTCAAAAAACGAATTGGAAGACTTAATAGAGAAAGCAAAGGATTGGGCTCTCATGAATGGGATGTGTTTgagatcaaaaataaattttaacagagaTGTTTTGCAGTTTGCACCATTTGTGCTTTTTCCATCACCGTTCCCACGAGAAGAATTTCAAAATGCTTGTGACATTCAGATTACTTTAAACATACTTATACACAGAGTAGCTCATGattatgattttttgaaagagaCTTTGGAAGAAACTATAAAAGTTGATGACTTCACCAGGaacttatttgatatttatgaaaCTATTCATAAGGAAGGGGCTGCTCAGAAAATATCTCTTGGTATATTACGCTCAGATTTAATGTTAGATACCAGTTGTCCAAAGAAAGACAATAAGAAACTCAAGCCTCACTGCTGTTGGAAACAGGTTGAGATAAATACAATTGCTTCGGGATTTGGTTGGCTAGGACCCGCATCTACGCAGTTACACAAGtttattttgcaagaaattgGTTATACAGCCGAATTGAGCAATCTTCCTGAAAATAATGCGTTACAAACGCTGTGTTTAGGCATGATAGAAGCATGGAAATTATATGACAATCCACa agctgttattttatttgttattgaagatattacatataatatctgCGATCAACGTTTTCACGAATTTGAAATACGAGAACAGAATCCAAATGTGAAAGTGATTCGCAGAAATTTGACGCAATTAGCAGACACTGCTAGACTAGGCTCTAATATGGAGCTAATAGTGAATGATTATATTGTGTCTGTAGTCTACTACAGGTGTGGCTATGAGCCTGGTCAATATCACACTAAAAAAGAGTGGGATGTGAGATTGCTAATTGAGAGATCATTGGCAATTAAATGTCCAAGCATTCAGTACCACTTGGCTGGTACCAAGAAGATTCAACAAACTCTTGCAAAACCTGGTATGGTTGCACGTTTTTTAAAGGATGAAAAAACGGTGGCAaaagttaaagaaatatttactg gACTATATCCACTGGACTTTGACGAATATGGTAATACTGCTGTAGAAATGGGAATCTCGGATCCCCAGCGTTTCGTGTTAAAACCACAGCGAGAAGGTGGTTGCAACAATTTATATGGGACGGATATCAAGAACTTTTTAGAATCTGTGAAATCTGAACAGGCTCGAGTAGCTTGGATTCTCATGGATCGAATTAATCCGCCGGTGCATAAAAACTACGTCGTGAAACCTGGAACTAATGTGGATTTAGATACGAAAGAGTTAGTCTCGGAATTAGGCATATTCGGTGTTATTATCGgagacgataaaaatattattgtcaatAAACAGGGTGGTCATATGTTAAGAACGAAATTAGCTATCGATAACGAAGGCGGTGTGGCGACCGGCCTAG cCTTGCCAGACGTTATATATGCGGTAGCAAAATATGAAGTGGGAGATGAACCACGAgagatctttttctttcgagaGGGTAGCATTGTTATGTGGAATATTTCCGATCTCGAGTGTAGCAACCTATtgcaatttttgagaaattatgaGCAGAATCGTTACATGAAAGAGCTGATTCATACTGAAACCGAGTTGATGCATTACACTTATTCCGATTCCGG GAAAAAAAGTCACTTGAAGGACGGCGATATCTTCTTGGCGCAAGAAGCTAGAAACTTGGACAAGTTGGACAAGTATACATTTTCTAATGCCATGGCGCAATCTGTCAAATTAGGCATATGGGAGGCATCGTTGAATCGTTATGTCAATTCAATCGAATTCGTCACGGAAGATCTGAAAGCCGGAAGGAAGCTCCAGATGACGCAACAGGAAGTGTTGAGAAAACAGGGTGAATTATTCGCTCTCAGACATCGGATTAATCTGAGTTCGGATCTGTTGGATACACCTGATTTCTACTGGGAACGAGATGATctggaaaatttatatcaacaaATATGCGGATACTTTAGCATCACAAAACGTACGAGA GTAATAAATGAGAGATTAAATCACTGTGTGGAACTAGTGAGCATTTTATCGTCGCATTTGAGTGATCGTCATCACGTCCGTTTGGAGTGGATGATTATCATTCTTATCATGGTGGAAGTCGCTTTCGAAGTTTTGCATTACATCGATCGGTATCTTGTAAAATAG
- the LOC126854458 gene encoding serine--tRNA synthetase-like protein Slimp, with amino-acid sequence MINNLYRSTRVLQRTCKISMRDVCRKIFLPTNLKRNYSSALYISGNKAYKAFAFLSPYLDCDEKFANVDKLQKEVMLRGMNVDVVQLKNAWDFYLKMIADRCALEDNNSELAGRLRRLWESANRTAEQEQEIHKLRTQLNIIRQDLKTIKEAIWDLDEEVIEKILKLPNELDPRTPVNESVVLKSVGSAPKFEENRRSHVDIGTNLDLLEYKNPMYYYLCNDAALFELAVLAHAGRIFSENDMVKIIGTDFSRSIVVEASGLNHEDPTATFVIENHNEIERGSPNRMHLVGGASLVSFLILHTKQLINPNHFPLKYFATGRQYMPLPRDTHACGLFTACQASVAHAFVMVKDAKSEEYETRFNELLENVCRLYDDLSDHYRVVMRSASELQPCEGLRVSFEMWSPFANQYIEIGHVSVYGNYFSKRLLIAYQTPGGRNFPAVISGTVLSVPRLLACLLEQNPDKFVIPPKIADLVLSDDYIAT; translated from the coding sequence ATGATTAATAATCTGTATAGATCCACGCGCGTTTTACAACGAACGTGTAAAATTTCAATGCGCGATGTTtgtcgaaaaatattcttaccaACGAAtttgaagagaaattataGTTCGGCGTTATACATTTCCGGCAATAAAGCTTACAAagcatttgcatttttatcacCATACCTGGATTGCGACGAGAAATTCGCCAATGTGGACAAGCTGCAGAAGGAGGTGATGTTACGCGGGATGAATGTTGACGTCGTTCAATTGAAGAATGCATGGGATTTCTACCTAAAGATGATCGCGGATAGATGCGCTTTAGAAGACAACAACTCGGAACTCGCGGGTCGCTTGAGACGTCTATGGGAAAGTGCCAATCGTACTGCTGAGCAAGAGCAAGAAATACACAAATTGCGTACACAGCTCAATATTATACGGCAAGACTTGAAGACGATAAAAGAAGCAATCTGGGATTTGGACGAAGAAGTGAtagaaaaaatcttgaaattacCAAACGAGTTGGATCCGAGAACGCCCGTCAATGAATCGGTAGTGCTAAAGAGCGTCGGGAGCGCGCCCAAATTCGAGGAAAATAGGAGGAGTCATGTTGACATTGGGACAAATCTAGACCTGTTGGAATACAAGAATcctatgtattattatttatgcaacgACGCAGCCTTGTTCGAACTCGCTGTGCTGGCTCATGCAGGTCGAATTTTTTCCGAGAACGACATGGTTAAAATAATTGGCACCGATTTCAGTCGTAGCATCGTAGTGGAAGCCTCTGGCTTGAATCATGAGGACCCTACGGCCACCTTCGTAATAGAGAATCATAATGAAATCGAGAGGGGCTCACCGAACCGCATGCATCTGGTTGGCGGCGCGAGCTTGGTCTCTTTCCTGATACTGCATACAAAGCAGTTGATAAATCCCAATCATTTTCCGCTCAAGTACTTTGCAACCGGTAGACAGTACATGCCATTACCGCGTGATACGCACGCGTGCGGTTTATTCACGGCGTGTCAGGCATCTGTGGCGCACGCTTTTGTCATGGTGAAGGACGCGAAAAGCGAGGAGTATGAAACTCGATTCAATGAACTCTTGGAAAACGTATGCAGATTGTACGATGATCTGAGCGATCATTATCGCGTCGTAATGCGATCCGCATCCGAGTTACAGCCTTGCGAGGGCTTGCGCGTTTCCTTCGAGATGTGGTCGCCGTTCGCAAATCAGTATATAGAAATTGGTCACGTATCTGTGTACGGTAATTATTTCAGCAAGAGGTTACTGATCGCCTATCAAACGCCAGGCGGTAGAAACTTTCCCGCTGTGATATCCGGTACCGTTCTCTCCGTTCCACGTTTGCTAGCTTGCCTACTCGAACAAAATCCCGACAAATTCGTGATTCCACCGAAGATAGCTGATCTTGTGCTTTCGGATGACTATATTGCTACATAA
- the LOC126854840 gene encoding eukaryotic translation initiation factor 2 subunit 1 — MVLSCRFYKEKYPEVEDVVMVNVRSIAEMGAYVHLLEYNNIEGMILLSELSRRRIRSINKLIRVGKTEPVVVIRVDKEKGYIDLSKRRVSAEDVEKCTERYAKAKAVNSILRHVAELLHYDNDDQLEELYQKTAWHFEEKYKKQKASAYDFFKQSVLDPSILAECGLDEHTKEVLLNNIKRKLTSQAVKIRADVEVACYGYEGIDAVKTALKAGLALSTDELPIKINLIAPPLYVMTTSTPEKQDGLKALGDAIEVIQNKITSLGGVFNVQMAPKVVTATDEAELARQMERAELENAEVAGDDDEEEVEGMEGDFSGDEGAEQNSKIEYNNKGEEHNDKEGDISEEEN, encoded by the exons ATGGTGTTGTCGTGtcgattttataaagaaaaatatccagAAGTGGAAGATGTTGTGATGGTAAATGTGCGCAGTATAGCTGAGATGGGTGCATATGTGCACTTATTGGAGTACAACAACATTGAGGGCATGATCTTGCTCTCTGAATTATCCAGAAGACGTATTAGGTCTATTAACAAACTCATTCGAGTAGGCAAAACTGAACCAGTTGTCGTCATTCGAGTGGATAAAGAAAAAG gTTATATTGATCTCAGCAAGCGTCGTGTGTCTGCTGAAGATGTGGAAAAGTGTACAGAGAGATATGCTAAAGCTAAAGctgttaattcaattttaagacATGTAGCAGAATTGTTACATTATGACAATGATGATCAATTAGAAGAATTATATCAGAAGACAGCCTGgcattttgaagaaaaatataagaaacagAAAGCATCTGCTTATGATTTCTTCAAGCAATCAGTATT GGATCCTTCCATTTTAGCAGAATGTGGCCTCGATGAGCATACGAAAGaagtattgttaaataatatcaaacgGAAACTCACCTCGCAAGCTGTCAAAATTAGAGCAGATGTGGAAGTAGCATGTTACGGCTATGAAGGTATTGATGCTGTAAAGACTGCATTGAAGGCTGGCTTAGCTCTCTCTACTGACGAATTacctataaaaatcaatttaattgctCCTCCCTTGTAtg TTATGACGACATCTACACCGGAAAAACAGGATGGATTAAAGGCATTAGGAGACGCAATCGAAGTTATTCAGAATAAAATAACGTCACTCGGGGGTGTATTCAATGTCCAAATGGCA ccAAAGGTTGTTACCGCGACGGACGAGGCAGAATTAGCGCGCCAGATGGAACGAGCAGAACTCGAAAATGCGGAAGTCGCTGGCGACGATGACGAGGAGGAAGTAGAGGGAATGGAGGGCGATTTCAGCGGCGACGAAGGAGCCGAACAGAACagcaaaattgaatataacaataaagGCGAAGAGCATAATGATAAAGAGGGAGACATTTCTGAGGAAGAGAAttga